In a genomic window of Mycolicibacterium neoaurum VKM Ac-1815D:
- a CDS encoding ABC transporter ATP-binding protein yields MTVDFPNTAVHVRGLSKSYGDRCAVRDLQLDVEYGEVFAILGPNGAGKSTTIEILEGNRRRDAGQVLVLGEDPGTAGRYWRARIGIVLQEVSDAGMLTVGETVRMFASCYGAARRPRDVLGLVGLDGAADAKVRTLSGGQRRRLDVALGIVGEPELLFLDEPTTGFDPEARQQFWELIRLLAADGTTILMTTHYLEEAAALADRVAVVAAGTLVAVDSPTRLTEHVDTAATVRWFDGDIERIERTATPTELISRLGADGRELTGLTVSRPTLEEAYLQLIGHS; encoded by the coding sequence GTGACGGTGGATTTCCCCAACACAGCGGTGCATGTGCGCGGGCTGTCCAAGAGTTACGGCGATCGGTGTGCGGTACGGGATCTGCAGCTCGACGTGGAGTATGGCGAGGTGTTCGCGATCCTCGGCCCGAACGGTGCGGGCAAATCGACGACGATCGAGATCCTGGAGGGTAACCGGCGCCGCGATGCCGGGCAGGTGCTCGTCCTCGGTGAAGATCCCGGCACCGCCGGTCGGTACTGGCGGGCGCGCATCGGCATCGTGCTCCAGGAGGTCAGCGATGCCGGGATGCTGACGGTCGGAGAGACCGTCCGGATGTTCGCCAGCTGCTACGGTGCGGCGCGTCGGCCGCGGGATGTGCTCGGCCTCGTGGGCCTCGACGGTGCCGCCGATGCCAAGGTCAGGACGCTGTCGGGCGGTCAGCGGCGTCGACTCGACGTGGCTTTGGGGATTGTCGGCGAGCCGGAGCTGCTGTTCCTGGACGAGCCGACCACCGGATTCGATCCTGAAGCGCGCCAACAGTTCTGGGAGCTGATCAGACTGCTGGCCGCCGACGGGACGACGATCCTGATGACGACGCACTACCTGGAGGAGGCTGCGGCGCTCGCCGACAGGGTCGCGGTGGTGGCCGCGGGAACCCTCGTGGCGGTGGATTCGCCGACCCGCTTGACCGAACACGTCGACACCGCGGCCACGGTCCGCTGGTTCGACGGTGACATCGAGCGCATCGAACGGACCGCGACGCCGACGGAGTTGATCAGCAGACTCGGCGCCGACGGGCGTGAGCTGACGGGTCTGACGGTGTCGCGGCCGACCCTCGAAGAGGCCTACCTTCAGTTGATCGGTCATTCATGA